One window of the Prochlorococcus marinus CUG1438 genome contains the following:
- the metH gene encoding methionine synthase, translating into MESFRTYLNRDEKPLIIFDGGTGTSFQNLNLTADDFGGKELEGCNENLVLSSPKVVEKVHNSFLEAGCHVIETNTFGASSIVLDEYDIADKAYEINKNAALIAKKTVAKYASADKPRFVAGSIGPTTKLPTLGHIDFDQLKQSYKEQIYGLTDGGVDLLLIETCQDVLQIKSALLATKEVLDSKNIDIPIMVSITMETTGTMLVGSDIASALTILEPFNIDILGLNCATGPEQMKEHIKYLSENSPFAISCIPNAGLPENIGGVAHYRLKPIELKMQLMNFIYDFNVQLIGGCCGTTPEHIKYLSSIIDEIIDDERSNKNVNNNLSGYIPSASSIYNSVPYKQDNSILIVGERLNASGSKKVRELLNNDDWDGLVSIAKQQQKENAHVLDVNVDYVGRDGVKDMKEITSKLVTNINLPLMIDSTDADKMESGLKSAGGKCIINSTNYEDGNERFDQVLNLALGYGSGLVVGTIDEDGMARNADKKFNIVKRAVNRTRECGLSDYELFFDPLALPISTGIEEDRLNAKETINAISKIRKNFPNSHIILGISNISFGLSPLSRINLNSIFLDECIKAGLDSAIIAPNKILPLSKISEETKKLCLDLIYDKREFEDDICIYDPLVELTKAFQDLSIQDFKKASSENKNLTLEESLKNHIIDGEKIGLEDKLTKALKKYKPLEIINTFLLDGMKVVGDLFGSGQMQLPFVLQSAETMKFAVSILEPYMETVDENISNGKLLIATVKGDVHDIGKNLVDIILTNNGYDVINLGIKQDVSAIIDAQKKHNADCIAMSGLLVKSTAFMKDNLEAFNNENISVPVILGGAALTPKFVNEDCSKIYKGKILYGKDAFTDLKFMNEYMDNKKKGNWSNTEGFINNEGINTNLASSKSNSQTVKNSISINTETSKINLKENFIRSKFINEEEPIQAPFLGTKVLNEVDIDLNKLIFYLDTKALFSGQWQIKKGKTQSVDEYNNYLDSYAKPLLDRWLETIIEKKLISPKAVYGYFRCGRKNNSIFLFDDKSLNKISQFNFPRQKSGNNLCIADFYCDLKNDKPIDIFPMQAVTMGDIASEYSLKLFKEDKYSDYLLFHGLTVQLAEALAEYVHALIRIECGFRTEEPEINREILAQKYRGARYSFGYPACPKVSDSNIQISLLDAKRINLTMDESEQLHPEQSTTAIISLHSKAKYFSA; encoded by the coding sequence ATGGAATCTTTCAGAACCTATCTAAATAGAGATGAAAAGCCATTAATAATTTTTGACGGGGGAACAGGAACTTCTTTTCAGAACTTAAATCTTACTGCAGACGACTTTGGAGGCAAAGAATTAGAGGGTTGTAATGAAAACCTTGTTTTATCCTCACCAAAGGTAGTTGAAAAGGTTCATAATTCATTTTTAGAAGCAGGCTGTCATGTTATAGAAACCAATACTTTTGGAGCCTCATCAATAGTTCTTGATGAATATGATATTGCGGATAAGGCATATGAGATAAATAAAAATGCTGCATTAATAGCAAAAAAGACTGTTGCCAAATACGCATCAGCTGATAAGCCAAGGTTTGTTGCTGGCTCAATTGGACCAACTACTAAATTACCAACATTAGGACATATAGATTTTGATCAATTAAAGCAATCTTATAAAGAACAAATATATGGTCTTACAGATGGAGGAGTTGATCTTCTTTTAATTGAAACTTGTCAAGATGTATTACAAATAAAATCTGCCTTATTAGCGACTAAAGAAGTACTTGATAGTAAAAATATAGATATACCTATAATGGTATCGATAACAATGGAAACAACAGGTACTATGCTTGTTGGATCTGACATCGCCTCTGCATTAACAATATTAGAACCATTTAATATAGATATCCTTGGACTGAATTGTGCAACTGGTCCAGAACAGATGAAAGAACATATTAAATATTTGTCTGAAAATTCTCCTTTCGCTATAAGCTGTATTCCCAATGCAGGACTTCCTGAAAATATTGGTGGTGTAGCTCACTACAGATTAAAGCCAATAGAATTGAAGATGCAGTTAATGAATTTTATATATGACTTTAATGTTCAATTAATAGGTGGATGTTGTGGGACAACACCTGAACATATTAAATATCTTTCTTCAATAATCGATGAAATTATTGATGACGAAAGGTCTAACAAAAATGTTAATAACAATTTAAGTGGTTATATTCCCTCTGCATCATCAATATATAATTCTGTACCATACAAACAAGACAACTCTATTTTGATTGTAGGAGAAAGATTAAATGCAAGTGGATCTAAAAAGGTAAGGGAGTTATTAAATAACGACGATTGGGATGGACTAGTTTCAATCGCAAAGCAACAACAAAAAGAAAATGCACATGTTCTAGATGTGAATGTTGATTATGTGGGGAGAGACGGAGTGAAAGATATGAAAGAAATAACTTCAAAACTAGTTACCAACATAAATTTGCCATTAATGATTGACTCTACAGATGCTGACAAAATGGAAAGTGGATTAAAGTCAGCTGGTGGTAAATGTATTATAAATTCAACCAATTACGAAGACGGAAATGAAAGGTTTGATCAAGTTCTAAATTTAGCCTTAGGGTATGGTTCAGGTCTTGTTGTAGGAACTATTGATGAAGATGGAATGGCAAGGAATGCGGATAAAAAATTTAACATTGTAAAACGAGCGGTTAATAGAACTAGAGAATGTGGCTTGTCAGATTATGAGTTATTTTTTGATCCATTAGCTCTGCCAATATCTACTGGGATAGAAGAAGATAGATTAAACGCTAAAGAGACAATTAATGCTATATCAAAAATTCGTAAAAATTTCCCAAATAGTCACATCATACTGGGGATATCAAACATTAGTTTTGGGCTTTCACCATTATCAAGAATTAATTTAAATTCAATATTTTTAGATGAATGCATTAAAGCGGGATTGGATTCTGCTATCATTGCTCCAAATAAAATTTTGCCATTATCAAAAATTTCTGAAGAAACTAAAAAGCTTTGCTTAGATTTGATATATGACAAAAGAGAATTTGAAGATGATATTTGCATTTATGATCCATTAGTAGAATTAACAAAGGCTTTTCAAGATTTATCTATTCAAGATTTCAAAAAAGCATCTTCAGAAAATAAAAACCTAACTCTGGAAGAAAGTCTAAAAAATCATATTATTGATGGAGAAAAAATAGGTTTAGAGGATAAATTAACTAAAGCGTTAAAAAAATATAAACCCCTTGAAATAATTAATACCTTTTTACTAGATGGGATGAAAGTTGTAGGAGATTTATTTGGCTCAGGTCAAATGCAATTGCCATTTGTACTCCAATCCGCTGAAACAATGAAATTTGCTGTTTCAATTTTAGAACCATATATGGAAACTGTAGATGAAAACATATCAAATGGAAAACTCTTAATTGCCACTGTTAAAGGCGATGTTCATGATATTGGAAAAAATTTGGTTGACATAATACTCACAAATAATGGTTATGACGTAATAAATCTTGGAATAAAACAAGATGTTTCAGCAATTATAGATGCACAAAAAAAGCACAATGCAGATTGCATCGCTATGAGCGGATTACTTGTTAAATCAACTGCTTTTATGAAAGATAATTTAGAGGCTTTCAACAATGAAAATATTAGTGTACCAGTAATATTAGGAGGCGCTGCCTTAACCCCAAAATTTGTAAATGAGGACTGCAGCAAAATCTATAAAGGGAAAATATTGTACGGAAAAGATGCATTCACTGATCTTAAATTCATGAATGAATATATGGATAATAAAAAAAAGGGTAATTGGTCAAATACAGAGGGGTTTATTAACAATGAGGGTATAAATACTAATTTAGCCTCATCAAAATCCAACTCTCAAACTGTTAAAAATTCAATATCCATAAATACCGAGACATCCAAAATAAATTTAAAAGAAAATTTCATAAGATCTAAATTTATAAATGAAGAAGAACCAATTCAAGCCCCTTTCTTGGGAACGAAAGTCTTGAACGAGGTCGATATAGATTTAAATAAGTTAATTTTTTATCTAGATACAAAAGCTCTATTTAGCGGACAATGGCAAATAAAAAAAGGAAAAACCCAAAGCGTAGATGAATACAATAACTATTTGGATTCATATGCTAAACCATTGTTAGATAGATGGTTAGAGACAATTATAGAAAAAAAACTTATTTCACCCAAAGCAGTTTATGGATATTTCAGGTGCGGTAGAAAAAATAATAGTATTTTCTTATTTGATGATAAATCATTAAATAAAATATCCCAATTTAATTTCCCAAGACAAAAATCTGGGAATAATTTATGCATAGCTGATTTTTATTGTGATTTAAAAAATGATAAACCGATAGATATATTTCCTATGCAGGCAGTAACGATGGGCGATATTGCTAGTGAATATTCTCTAAAATTATTTAAAGAAGATAAATATAGCGATTATTTATTATTCCATGGACTTACAGTGCAATTAGCAGAAGCTCTAGCTGAGTATGTCCATGCATTAATTCGTATTGAATGTGGTTTTAGGACTGAAGAACCAGAAATAAATAGAGAAATACTAGCTCAAAAATATAGAGGAGCTAGATATTCATTTGGTTATCCTGCATGTCCAAAAGTCTCTGATTCAAACATACAAATATCATTGTTGGATGCAAAAAGAATAAACTTGACCATGGATGAATCTGAACAACTTCATCCAGAACAAAGTACTACAGCTATTATTTCACTACACTCAAAAGCTAAATATTTCAGCGCCTAA
- a CDS encoding DUF2237 domain-containing protein, protein MTKNNQDQLNVFGEKIEVCSCAPMTGWFRDGFCNYDKNDGGNHSICCVMDDNFLKYSKSQGNDLITPMPIYSFPGLKNGDHWCICLDRWKQALLDGLAPKVILESTNIVVLKSVPLEKLKEYQFNKK, encoded by the coding sequence ATGACTAAAAATAATCAAGATCAGTTGAATGTCTTCGGAGAAAAAATTGAGGTTTGTAGTTGCGCACCTATGACAGGGTGGTTCAGAGATGGATTTTGCAACTATGACAAAAATGATGGAGGGAATCATTCCATATGTTGTGTAATGGATGATAATTTCCTGAAATATAGTAAATCACAAGGTAATGATTTAATAACTCCCATGCCTATTTACTCATTCCCAGGACTAAAGAATGGGGATCATTGGTGTATTTGTCTTGATAGGTGGAAGCAAGCATTATTAGACGGTCTTGCACCAAAAGTCATATTAGAATCAACGAATATAGTAGTCTTAAAGTCAGTACCTCTGGAAAAATTGAAAGAATATCAATTTAATAAAAAGTAA
- a CDS encoding ATP adenylyltransferase codes for MSLEIYWKKALEQTRLSIDDKSLYPLKTDIITRDLYEKDDFIIRKLDTSKFNKKKIYGPKQNPFCPWEKILEIDKIGDNHQLILNKYPVQKGHILLITNEWKPQNGWLDIKDWRAIQQVNKDTSGLWFFNSSPIAGASQPHRHFQLLRRSRGEISCPREKWFLEMNSYQDLNSKLKKNIIVSKFNFLDNSSSLFEFYLELCKKLGLGDPISDKKPIYPYNILITNKWIAIIKRKNDHIHGFSINGLGFAGYLLVTEKSNINYLKKFGPEKLLESFV; via the coding sequence ATGAGTTTAGAAATATATTGGAAAAAAGCACTAGAGCAAACTCGATTATCAATTGATGATAAATCATTATATCCTCTTAAAACTGATATTATTACAAGAGATTTATATGAAAAAGACGACTTCATAATTAGAAAACTCGATACTTCAAAATTTAATAAAAAAAAAATTTATGGACCTAAGCAGAATCCATTTTGTCCTTGGGAAAAGATACTAGAAATCGATAAAATTGGTGATAATCATCAACTAATATTAAATAAGTACCCTGTACAAAAAGGTCATATTTTACTAATTACAAATGAATGGAAACCTCAAAATGGATGGTTAGATATTAAAGATTGGAGAGCGATCCAACAAGTTAATAAGGATACTAGTGGATTATGGTTTTTCAATAGTTCTCCAATTGCGGGTGCAAGTCAACCTCACAGGCATTTTCAACTTCTGCGTAGATCTAGAGGTGAGATATCATGCCCTAGAGAAAAGTGGTTTTTAGAAATGAACTCATATCAAGATTTAAATAGTAAGCTTAAAAAAAATATTATTGTATCCAAATTTAATTTTTTAGATAATTCATCATCTCTTTTTGAATTTTATTTAGAGTTATGCAAGAAATTAGGACTTGGAGACCCTATTAGTGATAAGAAACCGATATATCCTTACAATATTTTAATAACTAATAAATGGATCGCCATTATAAAGAGAAAAAATGATCATATTCATGGTTTCAGTATTAACGGTTTAGGTTTTGCAGGATATCTATTAGTAACTGAAAAATCAAATATTAATTATTTAAAGAAATTTGGACCTGAAAAACTTCTTGAAAGTTTTGTTTGA
- a CDS encoding molecular chaperone DnaJ, whose translation MNIPENSNTKRISIDLPEELISRFDQLRKEWGFRARGPVIEKILKELLQEDDLLPKNQQQEIDFNEKKNNENLNIDEDTALVLIKSDVKKEVNEISLNKRFTSNKQYKEKSNSDISLPNFVEKKVKNLRRSINSEKLKENINDIQINTIKETELIKCRIELISHWKNLYGSAPNDHVVEASMDWFGRDIWPNLDGTENLPFTWSAANKLMSELCPFWIKKNPSLEIVLLMIGVLEDPFATSDLFNRIPTLVRRFVSRFKRNNRSNSFETLDSTMTVHGALKLLNLSTSAGSAHTFRKIREAYKSIALETHPDAGGSTDQMRKLNEAYQLLKNLYRN comes from the coding sequence TTGAATATTCCAGAAAATTCAAATACAAAAAGAATTTCAATTGATTTACCTGAGGAACTAATTTCCAGGTTTGATCAATTACGAAAAGAATGGGGATTTAGAGCTAGAGGACCTGTAATAGAAAAGATACTTAAAGAACTTCTTCAAGAAGATGATTTACTACCTAAGAACCAACAGCAAGAAATAGACTTTAACGAGAAGAAGAATAATGAAAATTTAAATATTGATGAAGATACTGCATTGGTATTAATTAAATCAGACGTAAAAAAAGAAGTTAATGAGATATCTTTGAATAAAAGATTTACAAGTAACAAACAATATAAAGAAAAATCCAACTCAGACATAAGCCTTCCCAATTTTGTTGAAAAAAAAGTAAAGAATCTAAGAAGAAGTATTAATAGTGAAAAATTAAAGGAAAATATTAATGATATTCAAATTAATACAATTAAAGAAACTGAATTAATAAAATGTCGAATTGAATTAATTAGTCATTGGAAAAACTTGTATGGATCAGCTCCTAATGATCATGTAGTAGAGGCTTCGATGGATTGGTTTGGAAGGGATATATGGCCAAATCTCGATGGAACTGAAAATCTACCCTTTACGTGGAGTGCAGCCAATAAATTAATGTCTGAATTATGTCCATTTTGGATAAAGAAAAATCCATCCCTTGAGATTGTGTTATTAATGATTGGCGTTTTAGAAGACCCTTTTGCTACATCAGATTTATTTAATAGGATACCAACTCTTGTGAGAAGGTTTGTAAGTAGATTTAAACGAAATAACAGATCAAATTCATTTGAAACTTTGGACTCAACAATGACAGTACATGGAGCACTTAAATTATTGAATTTATCAACATCCGCAGGATCAGCTCATACGTTCCGTAAAATTAGGGAGGCCTATAAATCAATAGCCTTAGAGACACATCCGGATGCTGGAGGATCAACAGATCAAATGAGAAAATTGAATGAAGCGTATCAATTGCTAAAAAATCTATATAGAAATTAA
- a CDS encoding phenylalanine--tRNA ligase subunit beta translates to MKVSQNWLKNLVEITSTPDDLSEKLSIGGFEVESLEDCSENVNGVVLGKVLSVLKHEGSDKLSICQVDIGSSKNLQIICGARNIKPNIYVYVATVGAKLNAVDLTIKRSEIRGVMSEGMICSLQELGLEDSSEGIEIIDEDLALKHELGTPGSELLQLNDFIYDLAITANRPDGMSVIGIAREISALLESTLNFPELNHKYNIHLLKGMKLCPEAIKSDCIYTISCIDGVNGDKLSPKWLIDRIEKSGIKSINLLVDLTNYILLEQGQPLHAFDKEKLSNLIGREVSPEDFSVRKARNNENLVCLDGKKYELNEDITIITCCDKAIAIAGVIGGLETSVTNTTSSIYLEGAVFNPVTIRKSSKAIGIRTESSSRYEKGISSKNTISAVIRAINLLEEYFSINLPIINTSNLINDDDIFIKLRRTRIHKILGPLIINDQFEKRNLSDTEIVDKLTLIGCTLKSKEYGWDVAVIPNRSQDLIREIDLIEEIARLIGYDRFDLNLPNPIKPGKLSSEQLALRKVKNGFTQNGFNEVLSYSLVPEDKETLIKISNPLLLETSCLRDNIWNEHLEIVNRNIKAGQTSCFIFEIGNVFHKNTDFIQEEVLNGVIYGNRKFGKWMNTGNDNDLNYYQARGKLEEALACLNIKIDDKPNDSIDFLHPGRTAKLIIEGNDAGYFGEIHPKLILNKKSLKKVYLFSINVAKLLGASTRKHKWIPIFKQYPTVPKMERDINFIFSKKFLISDITSQIRKTGKNLLEDVCLIDAFEDIKLGDDYISYTFRLSYRGKDKTLLDSDIKSIHSSIISKVEKSFNTKLRN, encoded by the coding sequence ATGAAAGTTTCTCAAAATTGGTTGAAAAATTTAGTAGAAATTACTTCTACTCCTGATGATCTTTCTGAGAAATTATCTATTGGGGGATTTGAGGTTGAATCGTTAGAAGATTGTTCAGAAAATGTAAATGGTGTTGTTTTAGGTAAGGTTTTATCTGTTTTAAAACACGAAGGATCTGACAAACTCTCTATTTGCCAAGTTGATATTGGTTCTTCAAAGAATTTACAAATTATTTGCGGTGCGCGAAACATCAAGCCAAATATTTATGTTTATGTTGCTACAGTCGGTGCGAAATTAAATGCAGTAGATTTAACTATCAAAAGAAGTGAAATTAGAGGTGTCATGAGTGAAGGAATGATATGCTCTCTGCAGGAACTAGGATTAGAAGACTCTAGCGAAGGGATAGAGATCATTGATGAAGATTTAGCCTTAAAACATGAATTAGGCACACCAGGGTCTGAGTTGCTTCAATTAAATGATTTTATATATGATTTAGCCATTACAGCTAATAGACCTGACGGAATGTCGGTTATAGGTATAGCCCGCGAAATTTCTGCCCTTTTAGAATCCACATTAAATTTTCCAGAATTAAACCATAAATATAATATTCATTTACTTAAGGGAATGAAGCTTTGCCCAGAGGCAATAAAATCTGATTGTATTTATACAATAAGCTGCATTGATGGAGTAAATGGAGATAAACTATCGCCAAAATGGCTTATAGACCGCATAGAAAAATCAGGTATAAAGTCGATTAATCTTCTAGTTGATTTAACAAACTACATTCTTTTAGAACAAGGACAACCTTTGCATGCGTTTGACAAAGAAAAACTATCTAACTTAATTGGCAGGGAAGTTTCTCCAGAGGACTTCTCAGTAAGAAAAGCTAGGAATAACGAAAATCTTGTATGTTTAGATGGTAAAAAATATGAATTAAATGAAGATATTACAATAATTACTTGTTGCGATAAAGCTATTGCTATTGCCGGGGTTATAGGTGGTTTAGAGACTTCTGTAACCAATACTACTTCTTCTATTTACCTTGAAGGCGCCGTTTTTAATCCAGTTACTATAAGAAAATCTTCAAAGGCGATTGGCATTAGAACAGAATCAAGCAGCAGATATGAAAAAGGGATTTCATCAAAAAATACCATAAGTGCAGTTATTAGAGCAATTAATCTTTTAGAAGAATATTTTTCTATCAATTTACCAATCATCAATACTTCGAATTTAATAAATGATGATGATATTTTTATTAAATTAAGGAGAACTCGAATACATAAAATTCTTGGTCCATTAATCATTAACGATCAATTTGAAAAAAGAAATCTATCTGATACTGAAATAGTTGATAAATTAACACTCATAGGTTGTACTTTAAAGAGTAAAGAATATGGCTGGGATGTAGCTGTGATTCCTAATAGATCACAAGATTTAATAAGAGAGATAGATTTAATTGAAGAAATTGCGAGATTAATAGGTTACGACAGATTCGACTTGAACCTTCCTAATCCTATTAAGCCTGGAAAATTGTCTTCAGAACAGTTGGCATTGAGAAAAGTAAAAAATGGTTTTACACAAAATGGTTTTAACGAGGTACTTAGCTACTCTCTTGTTCCAGAAGATAAAGAAACACTTATAAAGATTTCTAATCCTTTGTTATTAGAAACTAGCTGCCTAAGAGATAATATCTGGAATGAACATTTGGAGATTGTAAACCGTAATATAAAAGCTGGACAAACAAGTTGTTTTATATTTGAAATTGGAAATGTTTTTCATAAGAATACTGATTTCATTCAAGAAGAAGTACTGAATGGAGTAATTTATGGCAATAGAAAATTTGGAAAATGGATGAATACGGGTAATGATAATGATCTTAATTATTATCAGGCTAGAGGAAAGTTAGAGGAAGCTTTAGCTTGTTTGAATATAAAAATTGATGATAAACCTAATGATTCAATAGATTTTCTTCATCCCGGAAGAACAGCAAAATTAATTATTGAAGGTAATGATGCAGGTTATTTTGGTGAAATCCATCCCAAATTAATACTAAATAAGAAGTCATTAAAAAAAGTTTATTTATTTAGTATAAATGTAGCTAAACTCTTGGGAGCTAGTACAAGAAAACATAAATGGATTCCAATATTTAAGCAATACCCAACTGTTCCGAAAATGGAGAGGGATATAAATTTTATTTTCAGTAAGAAATTTTTAATTAGCGATATAACTTCACAAATAAGAAAAACAGGAAAAAATCTTTTAGAGGATGTATGTTTAATCGATGCTTTTGAGGATATTAAACTTGGGGATGATTATATAAGCTATACATTTAGATTATCTTATAGAGGTAAAGATAAAACATTATTAGACTCAGATATTAAATCCATACACTCAAGCATCATTTCTAAAGTTGAAAAAAGTTTTAACACAAAATTGAGAAATTAA
- the rpmG gene encoding 50S ribosomal protein L33 yields MAKKGTRVVVTLECTEARTSTDPKRSNGVSRYTTEKNRRNTTERLELKKFNPHLNRMTIHKEIK; encoded by the coding sequence ATGGCCAAAAAAGGGACAAGAGTTGTAGTTACCCTGGAATGTACTGAAGCTAGGACAAGCACAGATCCTAAGAGATCAAATGGTGTCTCGAGATATACAACTGAAAAGAATCGTAGAAATACAACTGAAAGATTAGAACTAAAAAAGTTTAATCCTCATTTAAACAGAATGACAATTCACAAAGAAATAAAGTAA
- a CDS encoding 30S ribosomal protein S18, translating into MPNSIFKKQLSPIKPGDPIDYKDVELLKKFITERGKILPRRMTGLTSKQQRDLTLAVKRARIVALLPFVNPEG; encoded by the coding sequence ATGCCTAATTCAATTTTTAAAAAACAATTATCACCTATCAAACCTGGGGATCCTATTGACTATAAGGATGTAGAACTCCTAAAAAAATTTATAACTGAAAGGGGCAAAATTCTTCCAAGAAGGATGACTGGTTTAACCTCTAAGCAACAAAGAGATCTTACATTAGCTGTAAAAAGAGCCAGAATTGTAGCTCTTTTACCCTTCGTAAATCCTGAAGGATAA
- a CDS encoding RNB domain-containing ribonuclease: protein MKDLTNLKTYIIDSDDPHEVDDAISLEIIEGNIKNLWIHISNPCKLFLHDSNIDLEARRRNSSLYLIDQYIPMLPKDILEKANLAQNKTSETISAAIEFNDDGSINNYEIIEALIKPKYQLTYEDVNEILELEPKEEIELIEIKNLLEKSISFRKKKGAIIIDSPNSKIKLYNDKVILNKLEKSIPQIIVAESMILMGYVTSLFLNKNNLAAAFRIQKLNCNPSEILYKYNDSEIKYIILKQHMGKSNITTKPGIHESLGLKMYVQSTSPLRRYLDLIIQRQVYNKINNFEPLSIDSVSRIIDYSKNRQIENNNLFKNDKFKYLTLFFKNENKPFYKIIFVKWINHKRNIALVFFPEYSLETLITLYVSIEIYSNKVYKVKHIINDNNLIEFIY from the coding sequence TTGAAAGATTTAACTAATTTAAAAACATACATTATTGACTCTGATGATCCACATGAGGTTGATGACGCAATTTCTTTAGAAATAATAGAAGGAAATATAAAAAATTTATGGATACACATAAGTAATCCATGCAAACTCTTTTTACATGACTCAAATATTGATTTAGAAGCAAGAAGGAGAAATAGCAGTTTATATTTAATTGATCAATATATCCCCATGCTACCTAAAGATATACTTGAAAAAGCTAATCTAGCTCAAAACAAAACTTCAGAAACTATTAGTGCAGCAATAGAATTTAATGACGATGGATCAATAAATAATTATGAGATAATTGAAGCATTAATAAAACCAAAATATCAATTAACATATGAAGATGTAAATGAAATATTAGAATTAGAACCTAAAGAAGAAATTGAATTAATTGAGATAAAAAATTTATTAGAAAAAAGTATTTCATTCAGAAAGAAAAAAGGAGCGATTATTATTGATAGTCCTAATAGTAAAATCAAATTATATAATGATAAAGTTATACTTAATAAATTAGAGAAATCAATACCTCAAATTATAGTTGCAGAATCAATGATATTAATGGGTTATGTAACAAGTTTATTTTTAAATAAAAATAATTTAGCGGCTGCATTTAGGATTCAGAAATTAAATTGTAATCCATCTGAAATATTGTATAAATACAATGATAGTGAAATTAAATATATAATATTAAAACAACATATGGGGAAAAGTAATATAACAACTAAGCCCGGAATCCATGAGTCATTAGGACTTAAAATGTATGTACAATCTACTTCCCCATTGAGGAGATATCTTGATTTAATTATACAAAGACAAGTATATAATAAAATTAATAATTTCGAACCACTTAGTATAGACTCAGTCTCAAGAATTATTGACTATTCAAAGAATAGACAAATAGAAAACAACAATCTCTTTAAAAATGATAAGTTTAAGTATTTAACATTATTTTTTAAGAATGAAAATAAACCTTTTTATAAAATAATATTTGTTAAGTGGATTAATCACAAAAGAAATATAGCTTTAGTTTTTTTTCCAGAATATTCATTGGAAACACTTATTACTCTTTATGTATCAATAGAAATATATAGTAATAAAGTATATAAAGTAAAACATATTATAAATGATAATAATCTTATAGAATTTATTTATTAA